A single region of the Nicotiana sylvestris chromosome 6, ASM39365v2, whole genome shotgun sequence genome encodes:
- the LOC138870766 gene encoding uncharacterized protein yields MDVIGQIEPTASNEHRFILVVIDYLSKWVEAAFYKALTKKVIADFVKDLSISTGATPYMLVYGTEAVIPTEVEIPSWRIIQEAELSDAEWIRNRYEKLALIDGKRMNAVCHGQLCQNKMSRSFNKRVKPRQFALGQLVLKKIFPHQDEAKGKFSPNWQGPYMVHRVIIGGALIIAEMDREI; encoded by the exons atggatgtcattggtcaaattgagcccactgcttcaaacgagcacaggtttattctggtagtcATTGATTACTTatcaaaatgggtagaggctgcatttTACAAAGCTTTAACCAAGAAGGTCATTgcagactttgtcaaagatc TTAGCATatcaaccggagcaactccctacatgctggtttatggtaccgaggctgtcatcccaaccgaggtagagattccttcttggagaatcatacaggaagctgaactcagcgatgcagaatggataaggaacCGCTATGAAAAATTGGCCCtaatagatggaaaaaggatgaatgcagtatgtcacggtcaactttgccagaacaaaatgtctagatctttcaacaaaagggtcaaaccaaggcaatttgcactaGGACAGctagtgctgaagaagatcttcccacaccaagatgaagccaaagggaaattctctcccaactggcagggtccttacatggttcacagggtgataataggaggagcactcataatTGCAGAGATGGATAGAGAAATCtga